AGAATCTTGTTGATGTAAATGTTAGCATATTTCAATATTAATCTTCCAATACTTGCATTTATGGGAATGTTGCTTGAaggataaaatatatatatttttaaattatattgaGTAAACATAAactgttacaaaaaaaaaaaaaaaaaaaaaaagagagagagagaaaaagacaATTCACAGTACGTTGCTGGAGcaagtttgacttttgacttcATCTACACGGCCACAACCATGGCGGAAGTTGATCTTCTGCTAAAATGACGTGAGTTAGTTCTGATTTGTTTATCGtgtgaattttgttgaaagttgGACCTTCTCAAAGTAGTTGCAAACAAATAGTcatcaatttaatttaatacgCGTCACTTATTTTTGCTAATGTCATCTTTGCAAGTCTCAAGGTTTAGTGAGATAGCGATAGACAAATTTAGGTGAGGCATTAaaggaattttattttatttttaacggcAGGCATTAAAGGATTAATGTTAGAGGTGTTTGGTAAAagggaatcatagagaatggaaatgatttcgttgtttggtacccacaaagaatgaatatatataaaaaataaaattttaaataataatacatttattacatataacatcttaaaaaaaaaaaataataattttttttccattctcacccattctcCACAATTTATagagaatgaaattgattccCCTTTCTCCATTCTCATTCTCTATCTTCGTTGCAAACAAACAAGGTAAGTCTTTCTCATTCCTTTAAGATTATATATACGTTTGTACAAATGTAATGTAGTAGTATTttattgtaaaaagaaaaacaaaaattaagaatcgacttaaaaaaaaaaactttttacaaactataatctatatctatatctatatatactatattactatcttataaagcattttgtcctttttaaaaatcttaaaatataatttaaactacctaaattacctaacaaaattaagaattgactctttcaaaaaaaaatctttttacaaactactatctttttttttatcttttttgacaagtgaattttacctcagacgcgtatgatgtgtgctaatcgcacaacTAAAGGGTCTCGCACTAAGCAGATCTTAACTAgcctttctcaccataccacctccATTATTAgaaaataccgtcgaggagaatctaccaaggctcgaactcgagaccttggagtaaactcTCCCGGGGCCccgcatagcaggtttagtgaaacaccccGGGGCACTGGGTTTAACCCAGTGGTTCAAactattatctatatctatatatctatataccatgttataaagcattttttttcttttttaaaatctcaaaagatgatttgaactacctaaattacctcaattctttattcactaatttaaatatctctacctaatatacccatAATACCCGTAAATCCAaccatttttctctctctccttaAAACTCagccactcatttttttcactCTTCTCTAAAAATTACTTGTagtttattcctctaattcattcaaaatcttttatctcaaaaaccgcatatcgataatttttaaaaattgtgtgggtgttcttaaaatttcatgctctttcattagagatatcatttgatatacttccgacgaatttttaaatccgtgggcggagcccgtacggctaagacatttaaCTATTACACTCTattatcaccccaccatctcaccgccgcaatgcgcgcgTACTTTCTCTTGTATCTTATAAAGGAGGACccccattttttttaagaaaagattattTGAATTactttactaatttaaacacctctacctaatatacctgaTATAtctttaaatctcaatcactcatttttcctactctcctcaaatctcaaccactcatttttttttctctttcctctataaatcatatatacctataattcattcaaaattttttatctcaaaaatcgtatatcgataaattataaaaaatgtatgagtgtccttaaaatttcatgctcattcattaaagatgtcattcgatatactttcgacgaatttttaaatccaatgaCTGAGCCtgtacggctaaagcatttggttatcacactctatgacttatcaccgcCTATGGCCTATCATCCTCACCATCTTACCGTCGCAACGCGCAAATACTATCTCTCgttattttaaacatataagAAATCACAATAATTTTACAATTTCAAGTAGAAATATAATGTGTATATTTACCTCTTTTATACCCGTTGTTGACAGAATTTGAATTATCTTTGTTATCACAATTTTATTTTGAGGGCGTTTGGCTTAACTTATTATAACTTATATGTAATAAGTCCCATTTAataacttattttaaaacttacGAACTTATCATGACTTAGAATTGTAAAAATATGATCATATACTTATCAAAAGTAAGCAAAGCCAAAAAACCCTTGAAGATTTGAAATGATTCACTTTGTAAAAATATTTGGGTTGCAAAGTAAAGCCCAAACAGAcactttaaatttaaatgggcCATAATTAGGCTCGATAAAAGGGCCCAATAGCTTTCTAAGCCAACACACACCAGCcgtcttcttcttcattttcttttacatcGATGAACACTTTAATCATATACTGATTTGTGTTGTAAAAAGGTGCTAAGTTTATTCAAGATTCGAGTTGGGTTTATTCTAAAATCAAATGGGTTTCAGGCGCCTTCTTGTTCAGgtttgttttcttctttaaaaATCCATTCTTTttctgattttatatataacaagttTCTGCATTTtgctctcatatatatatatatgaataattcTAATCTAGTTACTTAtttgttttaagaatgagaATATTGAAGAAATTTATTTGAATAATATAAGGGTTTAAGAAAGGTTTATGTTACATTTCTGGGGTTATTTAAATTTGGggaaaatgtaatttatgtgTTGTTAGGAGTTTATTTGTTTAGTGAAAATTATGTAGCTGAATATTGGTGATTTGATGGATGAAGTGTACCAAAATGTATCAAACTTGTCAAGTTTCGGCCTTTTGATATCGTGTGTATCAAACAATCATTTCATTGCTATCATATATATCCGGTTATTTCTTATGAATTGTAAAATGATGATGTGGCACTGGCTTTGGGATGTGATAATTTATATGGCTGCCAAGTCGATAAAAATAGTGGTTACCAATTGAAGAGGTAAGTAGACGTGTACAATAGCAATGAACTGGAAGTTTGACACTTACAAGTTACAATAGATGGTTTGGAGTTTGGATACATACATTAGCAAAACATGACAAGTTTAATACAGTTTTGTCGGTTTTGAGCATATAGCTTACTTCATCCCAGATTTTTGTTTAGCTCAACTTTCTTGTTCTGTCAATTCGAAAAAAGCCGTCTCACGTCTGGCTTCCTTATGCAGGTGTCACGGCAGCACTCGCGGTTGAGGcaagttaataacttattacCATGTTCTTATCAGACGTCACTGACATTTGGAAGCAATGCAGGTTCACACTACCCTGTTGAATTTaacttaaatttcatttttatctctTGCTTTTAAGGATATTATTTTACTACAGGGTAGAATTAGGATTCCGGACTTGGTTTTGGCACATACTTAATGATACTTTAGGATGCAAACGATGTATgcagtgtttttattttttgacacAGAGCTCATCTATGTCTGTTTTGATTATgtaataattgtattttttcACGTTAGAAGTTAGGCCACTTCCGTTATTCTTGCTTGGTTATGCCTCTAATAGAAATTTAATGGAATGGAAGTGTTTGAGTATAgttaaatattttgaaacatCAGTAATAACGGCAATATAGTTGAATTCTTGCTAACAAAGTAAATTACGTTTATACTTTTTAATAGTTACTAATGGGCTCAGATGCAAGTCTGCATTAAAGTATTGCCGAGAGGGGGATCTTTCATTTACCTCAATACTTTCTCTATCATCTTTTGCTGTTACCAACTTCTAAACAACTTTTGGGTTAATGTTGTATGCCTTGTTCAAACTAGCACACAGAAATGATAAAAAGAAGTTAGAATTTACACCTTGTTTCAACAACATATGTATATTATTAGGCTTCATCAGGCAACTGCATCAATAATTATGTGTTTAAAATCTGAGCAATAGTAATTTTGTGATACAGGGCTTACTAATGAAAGTCTTGTCCCACATGCATTTATTAATCAAGAATGCAACTTTCAACATCCTTCAGGCTTGATGATGTTGTCAAGGGCATTATACTCTACAGATGCTAGTTTGACAGAAGTTGGTTCCACAGGTAGTTATCTTGAATGCAGTATCTCTGAAGGTGGTGAGATGCAAAGATGGGCAGGGCGGGCAGGTTCAGTAATGTGCTAAAATGGCTCCAGATTGAAATAGGTCAATTTTTTGTATGCGTCATATTGACACATTTAATAGGGTCAAAATGGCCATTTATTTGTCCCATCTCAGTAATCATCTAAACTTTTAAATGAAACTATATACGGCATTGTATGCATCAAAGATACACTCTAAGCGACTTTCAGCTGTACATATCATCTGACCAGTCTGAAATAAAACACAACTCCAGTTGGCTCATTCACATGTAATTGCTTTgaatttgccacctctagttatTAGTTCAGCATTTGTTCTTGAAAATGATGGTATTAATGTCTTAAGCCTTTTATCTGTCTCACTACAGAGGCGGCTAAGGAATTGCATGATAAACTTCTCAAATCCGTGATAGATAAAAGGACTGCACCTCCAAACAGTTTACTGTGGGCCCTGATTGAAAAATGCGACAATCGTGAAGACATCAAACTTCTATTTAACGTCTTGGAGAACCTTCGTAAATTTGTTAGTCAAAGCCTTCTTGCAAATTTAATTCCATACTGCTCATCATATAACCATCTGATTTTGTTTAAGATACAAATATAGTATTGctatataataatgtgtttcaATTGCAGAGGTTATCAAATCTTcgaatttttgaaaactttaatgACAATCTTTGCCGGGAAGTATCCAAAGCGTGTGTACGTGTAGAAGCTATCGACTTTGGTATGACAtacgttttgatttttttttttttttttcatttttgtgtgACCATTTGACCTTTCCGTTTGTGGGTTCCCCTTTTATGATATGAGAATAATCAACAAGTGGTTGTTATTCTAATTCTTTTGTTAAGGAAAGAAGACCCAGAAAAgggaaaataaaagaagattataTAAAAAACTGACATTTAgttcatttatttattcatgATTTATCCAATATTCCAAATTTCAAATAATCGAGACTCAAAATCGTATATTTCTTGACATTTCATAACTGGGGCTCATAATGTGGAAATATCAATTTAGGCAAACCAATACCgaccaattatttttttcttaggCAAGAAGACATTGTGGAAACACAATGTGTACGGATTGACTCCTAGTGTTGCATCTGCTCACAATGTACTGGTATAGTTTTTCACTACTAATTTGAAATTCCTTActatttttactttctttttttttgcaatttaaAGAATTGATGTAATGTTGTGTCAGTTGTATGCTAAGCAACATAATGATGTTAGTCTCATGGTCGATGTAATGAAACTCTTAAAAGCAAATGATGTGCCCCTGCAACCTGGTACTGCAGATATCATTTTTAGGTATTCTTAATCTACATCTCTCTTTAGTTTCCATTTAAAGTTTTgaatgttgttttatttttagtgttAGCCTGCAAAAAATCTTTCAACAATGATGTTACTGTAGGTCTTCTACTTTTCTGTATCTTGCCTTTTTGTTTGTCAACTAAATTTTGCTTTTCCTACACTGGTGTAATCAAAATGCTGCTTGTTATATATTGGTCGTTTGACAT
The sequence above is drawn from the Erigeron canadensis isolate Cc75 chromosome 4, C_canadensis_v1, whole genome shotgun sequence genome and encodes:
- the LOC122595830 gene encoding uncharacterized protein LOC122595830 isoform X2, with product MGFRRLLVQVSRQHSRLRQVNNLLPCSYQTSLTFGSNAGLMMLSRALYSTDASLTEVGSTEAAKELHDKLLKSVIDKRTAPPNSLLWALIEKCDNREDIKLLFNVLENLRKFRLSNLRIFENFNDNLCREVSKACVRVEAIDFGKKTLWKHNVYGLTPSVASAHNVLLYAKQHNDVSLMVDVMKLLKANDVPLQPGTADIIFSICYNTDSWELMCKYAKRFVKAGAKLRRTSFDTWMTFAAKLGDLDSLWKIEKLRSEVMKTHTIGSAFSCAKGFLLQHKPDEAAAIIQDVTQTLPEAKRPNIMAELEKLVSEWPLEVIKCRKDGDKMALAAGLQEDIPAMIDSLKGLGVKTNVKMDDLTKMAL
- the LOC122595830 gene encoding uncharacterized protein LOC122595830 isoform X1; the encoded protein is MGFRRLLVQVSRQHSRLRQVNNLLPCSYQTSLTFGSNAGLTNESLVPHAFINQECNFQHPSGLMMLSRALYSTDASLTEVGSTEAAKELHDKLLKSVIDKRTAPPNSLLWALIEKCDNREDIKLLFNVLENLRKFRLSNLRIFENFNDNLCREVSKACVRVEAIDFGKKTLWKHNVYGLTPSVASAHNVLLYAKQHNDVSLMVDVMKLLKANDVPLQPGTADIIFSICYNTDSWELMCKYAKRFVKAGAKLRRTSFDTWMTFAAKLGDLDSLWKIEKLRSEVMKTHTIGSAFSCAKGFLLQHKPDEAAAIIQDVTQTLPEAKRPNIMAELEKLVSEWPLEVIKCRKDGDKMALAAGLQEDIPAMIDSLKGLGVKTNVKMDDLTKMAL